One segment of Streptomyces bathyalis DNA contains the following:
- a CDS encoding sugar ABC transporter substrate-binding protein, whose translation MFRRSTVAVTACAVLATTATACSSGFDKSKNGPEQDTGKKQSLRVLIATSGDAETKAVKSATAAWAKKSGHKVTVQLAKDMDQQLAQAFAGNRPPDAFYVNSDQFANYAKGGSLYAYGDKIPDAKDFSPELRKAFTYNGKLVCLPKDSSTLGLVINTEKWKDAGLTEKDYPTTWDELEKTADKLTSGKTTGLVTTNEYQRLGVFMKQAGGWITDSGESKMTADSKANAEGLGFAKKLLRSGSMKFAKQVDTGWAGEALGKGKAAMIIEGNWLAGAMKADFPDVKYKVVPLPAGPKGKGTLAFSNCWGVAKESTHHEAAIDMIRQLTSKKEQLSSSDQVGVMPSRDSIMKTFAEQHPESKAWVEGNSYAQSPVTVPGFTKVLDQFNADLQGLRTGSPADILSTLQRNGEQAIKKGD comes from the coding sequence ATGTTCCGTCGCTCAACCGTGGCAGTCACCGCCTGTGCGGTGCTGGCCACCACCGCGACCGCCTGTTCGTCCGGGTTCGACAAGAGCAAGAACGGACCAGAGCAGGACACCGGCAAGAAGCAGTCGCTGCGCGTTCTGATCGCCACCTCCGGTGACGCCGAGACCAAGGCCGTGAAGTCGGCGACCGCGGCCTGGGCGAAGAAGAGCGGCCACAAGGTCACCGTGCAGCTCGCGAAGGACATGGACCAGCAACTCGCGCAGGCCTTCGCGGGCAACCGGCCGCCGGACGCCTTCTACGTCAACTCCGACCAGTTCGCGAACTACGCGAAGGGCGGCTCGCTGTACGCGTACGGAGACAAGATCCCCGACGCGAAGGACTTCTCCCCCGAGCTGCGCAAGGCCTTCACCTACAACGGCAAGCTCGTCTGCCTGCCCAAGGACTCCTCCACGCTCGGACTTGTGATCAACACCGAGAAGTGGAAGGACGCCGGGCTGACGGAGAAGGACTACCCCACCACCTGGGACGAGCTGGAGAAGACGGCGGACAAGCTGACCTCCGGCAAGACCACCGGGCTGGTGACCACCAACGAGTACCAGCGGCTCGGGGTGTTCATGAAGCAGGCCGGCGGCTGGATAACCGACTCCGGCGAGTCGAAGATGACCGCCGACAGCAAGGCGAACGCGGAGGGTCTCGGCTTCGCGAAGAAGCTGCTGCGCTCCGGGTCGATGAAGTTCGCCAAGCAGGTTGACACCGGCTGGGCCGGTGAGGCGCTCGGCAAGGGCAAGGCAGCCATGATCATCGAGGGCAACTGGCTGGCCGGCGCGATGAAGGCCGACTTCCCCGACGTCAAGTACAAGGTGGTGCCGCTGCCGGCGGGTCCCAAGGGCAAGGGGACGCTCGCCTTCAGCAACTGCTGGGGCGTGGCCAAGGAGAGCACGCACCACGAGGCGGCCATCGACATGATCCGCCAACTCACCTCGAAGAAGGAGCAGTTGTCCTCCTCCGACCAGGTCGGCGTCATGCCTTCCCGCGACAGCATCATGAAGACCTTCGCCGAGCAGCACCCGGAGTCCAAGGCCTGGGTTGAGGGCAACTCATACGCCCAGAGCCCCGTGACGGTCCCCGGCTTCACCAAGGTCCTCGACCAGTTCAACGCCGATCTGCAAGGGCTGCGCACCGGTTCCCCGGCGGACATCCTCTCCACGCTGCAGCGCAACGGCGAACAGGCGATCAAGAAGGGCGACTGA
- a CDS encoding carbohydrate ABC transporter permease — protein MPTTVTERPAPPPARRRPGLPGLPGRSRSRTTRGREGLWGWLFVSPMVLGLGLFMALPILMAAWVSLLNWNGQSNPFTPDADFVGLDNYRSLLAEDGLARTLLATSLRNNAYYVLLTVPLETALSLTLAIIVNQRMLRGRSMLRTTFYFPSVTSSIAVCTVFLFLFQGSGAVNQLLSWIGIKGPNWFQDSRGVLWVLLDALGLIDGKPDGFPADHRMMGLPFSEWLAGPSVAMCTLILLAVWTTSGTFMLIFLAALQNIPRELEEAAALDGAARRHILRHVLLPALRPVLFLVTTLGLIATWQVFDQVYVLGQGDPANTTLTPAFLSYSYGFDNAEFGQGAAISFILLGIVLLMTGVQRFLLRERGGSRTARRIAAGSLQQPVSGEGKEAPGAHH, from the coding sequence ATGCCGACCACTGTCACCGAGCGCCCGGCGCCGCCGCCCGCAAGGCGGCGGCCCGGCCTCCCGGGACTGCCCGGGCGCTCCCGATCCCGTACGACCCGCGGACGTGAAGGGCTGTGGGGCTGGCTGTTCGTCAGCCCCATGGTCCTCGGTCTCGGCCTCTTCATGGCGCTGCCCATCCTGATGGCCGCATGGGTCAGCCTCCTGAACTGGAACGGGCAGTCCAACCCGTTCACGCCGGACGCCGACTTCGTGGGTCTGGACAACTACCGCAGCCTGCTGGCCGAGGACGGTCTCGCGCGCACGCTGCTGGCCACGTCACTGCGGAACAACGCCTACTACGTGCTGCTGACCGTTCCGCTGGAGACCGCGCTCTCGCTCACCCTGGCGATCATCGTCAACCAGCGGATGCTGCGCGGCCGCAGCATGCTGCGGACCACGTTCTACTTCCCGTCCGTCACCAGCTCGATCGCGGTGTGCACCGTCTTCCTGTTCCTCTTCCAGGGCAGCGGAGCGGTGAACCAGTTGCTGAGCTGGATCGGAATCAAGGGGCCGAACTGGTTCCAGGACTCGCGCGGGGTCCTGTGGGTGCTGCTCGACGCTCTCGGGCTCATCGACGGAAAGCCGGACGGCTTCCCGGCCGACCACCGGATGATGGGGCTGCCCTTCTCGGAGTGGCTGGCCGGGCCGTCGGTGGCCATGTGCACCCTCATCCTCCTTGCCGTGTGGACGACTTCGGGCACGTTCATGCTCATCTTCCTCGCGGCGCTGCAGAACATCCCGCGCGAACTGGAGGAGGCGGCGGCCCTGGACGGAGCCGCGCGGCGGCACATCCTGCGCCACGTGCTGCTGCCCGCGCTGCGCCCGGTGCTGTTCCTCGTGACGACACTGGGCCTGATCGCGACCTGGCAGGTCTTCGACCAGGTGTACGTGCTGGGGCAGGGCGACCCCGCCAACACCACGCTCACACCGGCGTTCCTCTCGTACTCCTACGGGTTCGACAACGCCGAGTTCGGGCAGGGAGCGGCCATTTCGTTCATCCTGCTGGGAATCGTGCTGCTGATGACGGGAGTTCAGCGCTTCCTGCTGCGCGAGCGCGGCGGAAGCCGGACCGCGCGGCGCATCGCTGCGGGTTCCTTGCAGCAGCCCGTGTCCGGCGAAGGGAAGGAGGCGCCCGGTGCGCACCACTGA
- a CDS encoding LacI family DNA-binding transcriptional regulator, whose translation MPSRSAPTPPAPGQGSGAGSGSAAGADSGGGQASGSSSGSGSGSGSVTMAMVARRAGVSTQTVSNALNTPDLLRPETLERVRRAVDEMGYRPHRAARSLRTRASRLIGFGIEPAGPGNMVLDRFLHALSETADAAGYRLLLFAAGSGQRELAAYEELLGEHGVDAFVLSNTAHGDPRQAWLEERGIPFVAFGRMWSEQEVGDWVDVDGAAGTEAAVERLVAEGHRRIGFLGWPPGSGSGDDRAEGWHRTLLRHGLQTGHRVNSVDDVGSAARAVQPLLDAGVTAVVAASDTLALGCYRAVSNAGGVPGRDVSVVGFDDSAVAPLLSPPLASVAQPLGDVGREAMRLLLARMSDPAKPPERVLLPPALVVRTSLGAASG comes from the coding sequence ATGCCGTCTCGCTCCGCTCCAACGCCGCCCGCCCCGGGCCAGGGTTCGGGTGCCGGTTCGGGTTCGGCTGCGGGGGCGGACTCGGGCGGCGGGCAAGCGTCGGGTTCGAGTTCGGGTTCCGGCTCGGGGTCCGGCTCGGTCACGATGGCGATGGTCGCGCGGCGTGCGGGTGTCTCCACGCAGACCGTCTCCAACGCGCTCAACACCCCGGACCTGCTGCGGCCCGAGACCCTTGAGCGCGTACGGCGAGCCGTGGACGAGATGGGCTACCGCCCACACCGCGCCGCCCGTTCACTCCGTACACGCGCGAGCAGGCTCATCGGCTTCGGGATAGAGCCGGCGGGCCCCGGCAACATGGTGCTGGACCGGTTCCTGCACGCGCTCTCCGAGACGGCCGACGCCGCCGGGTACCGGCTGCTGCTGTTCGCTGCGGGATCCGGACAGCGCGAACTGGCCGCCTACGAAGAGCTCCTCGGCGAGCACGGCGTGGACGCGTTCGTGCTGAGCAACACCGCACACGGCGACCCCCGGCAGGCCTGGCTGGAGGAACGCGGCATCCCCTTCGTCGCGTTCGGCCGGATGTGGTCCGAGCAGGAAGTGGGCGACTGGGTCGACGTCGACGGCGCCGCGGGCACCGAGGCCGCGGTCGAGCGGCTGGTCGCCGAGGGCCACCGGCGCATCGGCTTCCTCGGCTGGCCGCCGGGCTCCGGCTCCGGCGACGACCGCGCCGAGGGCTGGCACCGCACACTGCTCCGTCACGGCCTGCAGACCGGGCACCGCGTGAACAGCGTCGACGACGTCGGCTCCGCCGCCCGCGCCGTCCAGCCACTGCTCGACGCGGGTGTGACGGCGGTGGTCGCGGCCAGCGACACGCTCGCGCTGGGCTGCTACCGGGCCGTCTCCAACGCGGGGGGTGTGCCGGGCCGCGACGTGTCGGTGGTCGGCTTCGACGACTCCGCCGTCGCCCCTCTTCTCTCCCCGCCTCTCGCCAGCGTGGCGCAGCCGCTCGGCGACGTGGGCCGGGAGGCGATGCGTCTGCTGCTGGCCCGCATGTCCGACCCCGCGAAACCTCCCGAACGGGTGCTGCTGCCACCCGCTCTCGTCGTACGAACCAGCCTCGGTGCCGCTTCCGGCTGA
- a CDS encoding carbohydrate ABC transporter permease: protein MRTTDEPLSTDERPVLARFPRPARLAGYALLLAFALLYALPFLVQLSTSFKTDPEAASNPLSLLPTAPTTAVFEQLTGSGESGEGVPFMRWLGNSTLVTVVVTLGRVLFDSAAGYALARLHFRGRALLVVFVVAVMAVPGVVLLIPKFLVLNTLGIFDTYTGMIVPLLFDAAGIFIMKQFFESIPKEVEEAARIDGAGVGRIFWYVVLPMSKPALITVTLLSFQGSWNEFTHFLVATQSSDYETLTTGLARFVSGGLGAGTQYPLKLGAALLSTIPVAVLFFCFQRYFIRGANAGSVKE from the coding sequence GTGCGCACCACTGACGAACCGCTCTCCACGGATGAGCGGCCGGTACTGGCCCGCTTCCCCCGTCCCGCCCGGCTGGCGGGCTACGCGCTGCTGCTCGCCTTCGCCCTGCTGTACGCCCTGCCCTTCCTGGTACAGCTCTCGACGAGCTTCAAGACCGATCCCGAGGCCGCCTCCAATCCCCTCTCGCTGCTTCCGACGGCGCCGACGACCGCCGTCTTCGAGCAGCTGACGGGATCGGGCGAGTCCGGTGAGGGCGTGCCGTTCATGCGGTGGCTGGGCAACAGCACCCTGGTCACCGTGGTCGTGACGCTCGGCCGCGTCCTCTTCGACTCGGCCGCCGGCTACGCACTGGCACGGCTGCACTTCCGCGGCCGGGCTCTGCTGGTCGTGTTCGTCGTCGCCGTGATGGCGGTGCCGGGCGTCGTGCTGCTCATCCCGAAGTTCCTGGTCCTCAACACCCTGGGAATCTTCGACACTTACACCGGGATGATCGTGCCGCTGCTGTTCGACGCGGCGGGGATCTTCATCATGAAGCAGTTCTTCGAGTCCATACCGAAGGAGGTCGAGGAGGCCGCCCGCATCGACGGTGCGGGCGTCGGGCGGATCTTCTGGTACGTGGTGCTGCCGATGTCGAAGCCCGCGCTGATCACCGTGACCCTGCTGTCGTTCCAGGGCTCGTGGAACGAGTTCACCCACTTCCTGGTGGCGACGCAGTCCAGTGACTACGAAACCCTCACCACCGGTCTGGCGCGGTTCGTCTCCGGCGGCCTGGGTGCGGGGACGCAGTATCCGCTGAAGCTGGGTGCGGCCCTGCTCTCGACGATTCCGGTGGCGGTGCTCTTCTTCTGCTTCCAGCGCTACTTCATCCGCGGGGCGAACGCCGGTTCCGTGAAGGAGTGA